Part of the Nodosilinea sp. PGN35 genome is shown below.
TCTGTAGGGTCAGTCCAGCAGGTTAGCAACCTCTCGGAAGAACGCAGCAAAATCATTCGCCTTATGGGTTTTCCGGCTTGCCGGTACTACCTCCTAAATTAGTTCCTGTCAACCTGCGGAATGTCGGCCCAGCGGTGCATTGCGGCTAACCAAAGCGACTGGGACGTTCCCAGATCAACCTGTAGCCGCGAATGCACCCTACGGTGGGGCATTTGGGGAATCGGGGTTGTGTGACTCGGATTTGGTATTAGTCTTCGTTGCGAAGCTCTGCGCTCAAAGCCCCTGCCAAGGGCAACGCCAGCACCGTTAGCGATGCTGGCGTTGCGGGGTTCCCACAGATGGGTTTAGGAGTTGGGCTGAGTGGTGACGTTGGTCGCGCCATCGACGCCCAGGGCCACTTTTTTCGCCTGCTCCAGCACGCTTTCTGCGTCGGGGTTGTACTTCAGCACCACGGTGGAGCCGGTTTGGGCTACCCACAGGCCGACGCTGTCAGAGATGTTGGCCTGGTCGAGGGCCAGGGCCACGCGCTTGGCCAGACCGCTCTCGTCGAACTGGCCATCGATCCCCACCTTGGCGGCGTCAATTTTGGCTGTAGCAGCCGCTTGCTTCACGTTGACTCTGGGGGAGGCCTTAGCTTTTTCTTCTTCTTTTTTGCCGAATAGTTTGCCTAGAAAACCCATGACATATCTCCTGATTTAGTCGAAGCAGTTTTGGTTGTTTATAGAACGGCTCTGGTGGAAACTTGCTGGGTTCTACCAAGGGCCATGACTACACCAGACCGCAATCTACCAGCAAATCGTAAAGAATCGATAAAGGAGTAACAAGCGTCAGCGGATACAATTCTGCCCCACCTCTGGATATAGGCGACTGGGCGATGGGGCCGGGGGTTTGGGCTAAGATAGAACACTGGCAACGGGTTCGCCGCCTGCGCCTCTGTTTCACCGCCACTCCTTTACCGTTATTGCCCCACAGGTCTGCCATGAGCAAGGGTACGCTGTTCGACAAAGTCTGGGATTTGCACACCGTTGGTACCCTGCCCTCGGGGCAGACCCAGCTGTTTATCGGGCTGCACCTGGTGCACGAGGTCACCAGCCCCCAGGCCTTTGCCATGGTGCGTGAACGCCAGCTCCAGGTGATGTACCCTGATCGCACCGTCGCCACGGTCGACCACATCGTGCCCACCGAGAGCCAGGCCCGTCCCTTCGCCGACCCCCTGGCCGAGGCGATGATGCAGGCCCTGGAGCAGAACTGCCAGGAGCACAACATTCGCTTCTACAACATCGGTTCCGGCAGCCAGGGCATTGTCCACGTGATTGCCCCCGAGCAGGGGCTGACCCAGCCGGGCATGACGATCGCCTGCGGCGACAGCCACACCTCCACCCACGGGGCCTTTGGGGCGATCGCCTTTGGTATTGGCACCAGCCAGGTGCGCGACGTGCTGGCCTCCCAAACCCTGGCTTTGGGCAAGCTCAAGGTGCGCCGCATCGAGGTCAACGGCGTGCTCCAGCCGGGGGTCTACGCCAAAGACGTGATTCTGCACATTATTCGCACCCTGGGGGTGAAGGGCGGGGTGGGCTACGCCTACGAGTTTGCCGGTACGGCGATTGAGGCCATGTCCATGGAAGAGCGCATGACCCTGTGTAATATGGCGATCGAAGGGGGGGCCCGCTGCGGCTACGTCAACCCCGACCAGATCACCTACGACTATCTCCAGGGGCGCGACTTTGCCCCCCAGGGGGAAGCTTGGGAGGAGGCCGTCGCCTGGTGGCACACCCTGCGCAGTGACGCCGACGCCGACTACGACGATGTGGTGGTAATGAACGCCGCCGACATTGCCCCCACCATCACCTGGGGCATCACCCCCGGCCAGGGCATCGCCATCGGCGAAACCCTGCCCACCCCCGACAGCCTGCCCGCCGAAGACCAGGTGCTGGCCCAGGAGGCCTTTGCCTACATGGATCTCACCCCCGGGCAGAGCCTCAAGGGCACCGCCGTGGACGTGTGCTTCATTGGCAGCTGCACCAACGGGCGTATCAGCGACCTGCGGGAGGCGGCGAAGATTGCCCAGGGTCACCGGGTGGCGGCGGGGGTCAAAGCCTTTGTAGTACCCGGTTCCGAGCGGGTAAAGCAGCAGGCCGAAGCTGAGGGGTTAGACAAAATCTTTACCGCCGCTGGCTTTGAGTGGCGCGAGGCGGGCTGCTCCATGTGCCTGGCTATGAACCCCGACAAGCTCCAGGGGCGGCAGATCAGCGCGTCGTCGTCCAATCGAAATTTTAAGGGGCGGCAGGGGTCGGCCTCGGGCCGCACGCTGCTCATGAGCCCGGCCATGGTAGCGGCGGCGGCGGTGGCGGGCCAGGTCACCGATGTACGCGAGTACCTGCCGCTGCGGTAGCGAAGGCCTCACCCTGGCGCACGAAGTCTGCCAGCCCAAAAAGTATCGCAGACACCCAATCGGGTAGGACTTGGTGCGGCAAATCACAAACGTTAATGAACTATTTCCCTGGTCTTAACCTGATTGGGAAAGTTCCTTAATTTAAGCCGTCGAAGATGGGCTTGGGCATGTTGCTAGTGTCAGCCAGGATCCATCCCCTGAGGATGGCTGGGCGTTCGAGTCGGTTTGCGATCGCCCTTGCGAACCGATTCTTTAGCCCCCGCTAGCAGCCTACCCGGGCGAACTCTAGGTACCCCCGTGTCTGCAAGCGCAACCTCCGCTGCCCGCAATGCCACCCTTGATCTCCGCAGCCATCAAACCTTCATTCAGCTCTTAGAGCAGCTCTACCGCGAGCGGGCTCTGGTGCCTTTTGCTGCGGGGCGGCCCATTCCCCTACGCGGCGATGAGGTGCTGATCATCTGTCGAGGGGTGGTTCAACTTTTCACCATTCAGCACGATGGCAGCGAAACACTGCTGGGCCTCGCCGGGCCATCCATGCCCATCGGCCTACCCTTGACCACCGTTGATCCCTACTGGGCTACCGCCCTCACCGATGTCGATGTGCTGTCGCTACCCATGGCCGAAATTGAAGCCTCCTCGGTGCTGATGGCGGGCATGTTTCGCAACTTGACCCTGAGAATGCAGCAGGCCGAAGCCTGGCTGGCCCTCTCGGGAAAGCGGCTGGTGGCCGATCGCCTCAAGCACTTTTTGCTCATGCTGGCCAAAGACTTTGGCCATGTCGAGCCCAGCGGCATTCGGATTCCCATGCGGCTAACCCACCATCAGTTGGCCACCGCCATTGGTACCACCCGCGTTACCGTCACCCGCCTGCTCAAAGACTTTAAGGAGGAGGGCTGGTTGACCATCGACCAGCGTCAGATCTTACTCCAGCTTGACCCCCGGTTTCCAGCCAATCAGCTCTTGAACCCGTTGGCACAGCGGCCCTAGGGGCAATTTGTGCCACCATCCGTCCTGGCATCGCATCCCAGGGCCGCCAGGGCGATCGCTGCCGGGTAAATTCGGTGTTCCTGCTGCTGAATGCGGGTTTGCAGACTGGTTGGCGTGTCGTCGGGCAAAACCGGCACTGCGGCCTGCACAACCACGGGGCCGCTGTCCACGGCCAGCTCTACGTGATGCACGGTGCAGCCCGCCACGGTGACCCCGGCGGCTAGGGCTTGCTCCACCGCCCGCAGACCCGGAAAACTGGGCAGCAGACTGGGATGGATGTTCAGCACCCGGTTGGGAAAAGCGTCAATCAACACCGCTGTAACGCACCGCATCCAGCCCGCCATGATCACCCAGCTGACGTCGTGGGTCTGGAGCACGGCCACAATATCTTGATCTAGGACTTCGCGGCTGGGATAGTGACGGTGGTTGAGCAGCACGGCGGGCAGCCCCAGGCGGGCCGAGCGCTCGGCGACTCCAGCGTTTGGGTTGTTGTACACCACCACCTGAATTTTGGCGTGCAGCTCGCCTCGATCGATGGCCCGGGCGATCGCCTCCAGGTTGCTGCCGCTGCCCGAAGCCATAACTCCCAGCTTGAGGGGCTGCTCAAATCTGGGCCAGTCGGCGGGCAGGGGCGGTGAAATCAGAACGGGCGCATCCGGCATAGCATCGAGAAACGGGGAAATGAGGTCTATCATATGACAACACAAAAACCCTCTGGCTTAGGGGTGAAGGAGCGCAGCTGGTGAAGCAGAGCATACGGCTAGGACTGGTCTTTCTCTGGGGTCTGGCGATCGCAGTGGCCCTTTCCCTGGGATCCAGCAGTCCGGGGGCCGCCCCGCCCTCGCCTGCGCCTGCGGCGAACGCCGCCCCGCTTGGCGCTCAGCTCAACGGAGCTACATCCGCCGATACGGGCTCCAGTGGTGCGTCCGCCGACTCGACCCCTGCTCTCGAAACCGGTAGCTTAAAGTCCTTTGAGGCAACGATCAGCGGCCTGAGCGTCTCCCGGGGACTGTTTACGGTCTACCACGACCTCCAGCGCAACCGCGCCTTTTTGGGGCTCAAGCCCAGCCAGCTCAACCAAAATCTGTTGCTGATCGCCACCCTTGAGTCGGGGGTTGGCGAGGCCGGGCTGTTTCGCGGCTGGCCCGTCAACGACTTTATGATTCAGTTTCGCCAGATTCCCGACCATCGCCTGCAAGTGGCGATTCCCAACGCGTTCTTTCGCAATCCTCAGCCCCGAGCCCAGCAGCTGCTGCGCGAATCCTTTAGCGACTCAGTACTCACCACCCTACCAATTCAGGCCATTCACGAAACTACGGGCGAACTGTTAATTGACCTCA
Proteins encoded:
- the leuC gene encoding 3-isopropylmalate dehydratase large subunit; this encodes MSKGTLFDKVWDLHTVGTLPSGQTQLFIGLHLVHEVTSPQAFAMVRERQLQVMYPDRTVATVDHIVPTESQARPFADPLAEAMMQALEQNCQEHNIRFYNIGSGSQGIVHVIAPEQGLTQPGMTIACGDSHTSTHGAFGAIAFGIGTSQVRDVLASQTLALGKLKVRRIEVNGVLQPGVYAKDVILHIIRTLGVKGGVGYAYEFAGTAIEAMSMEERMTLCNMAIEGGARCGYVNPDQITYDYLQGRDFAPQGEAWEEAVAWWHTLRSDADADYDDVVVMNAADIAPTITWGITPGQGIAIGETLPTPDSLPAEDQVLAQEAFAYMDLTPGQSLKGTAVDVCFIGSCTNGRISDLREAAKIAQGHRVAAGVKAFVVPGSERVKQQAEAEGLDKIFTAAGFEWREAGCSMCLAMNPDKLQGRQISASSSNRNFKGRQGSASGRTLLMSPAMVAAAAVAGQVTDVREYLPLR
- a CDS encoding Crp/Fnr family transcriptional regulator: MSASATSAARNATLDLRSHQTFIQLLEQLYRERALVPFAAGRPIPLRGDEVLIICRGVVQLFTIQHDGSETLLGLAGPSMPIGLPLTTVDPYWATALTDVDVLSLPMAEIEASSVLMAGMFRNLTLRMQQAEAWLALSGKRLVADRLKHFLLMLAKDFGHVEPSGIRIPMRLTHHQLATAIGTTRVTVTRLLKDFKEEGWLTIDQRQILLQLDPRFPANQLLNPLAQRP
- the purN gene encoding phosphoribosylglycinamide formyltransferase, whose translation is MIDLISPFLDAMPDAPVLISPPLPADWPRFEQPLKLGVMASGSGSNLEAIARAIDRGELHAKIQVVVYNNPNAGVAERSARLGLPAVLLNHRHYPSREVLDQDIVAVLQTHDVSWVIMAGWMRCVTAVLIDAFPNRVLNIHPSLLPSFPGLRAVEQALAAGVTVAGCTVHHVELAVDSGPVVVQAAVPVLPDDTPTSLQTRIQQQEHRIYPAAIALAALGCDARTDGGTNCP